ATTTTTGAACGTTTCCGTGCTGCTTGCGATTCTTTCTTCGCTGCAAAAGCCGAGCATTTCAAGAACATGAAGGACACCTTCAAGGAGAATGTTGAGAAGAAACGTGCCCTCATTGAGAAAGCCAAGGCATTGCAAGACTCTACCGAATGGCGCTCTACCAGCGACAAGCTGATTGCCCTGCAGAAAGAGTGGAAGACCATTGGCATGGTGCCCAGAAAACTGGGCGACCAGTTGTGGGAGGAATTCCTTGGTGCCTGCAACAAATTCTTCGAGGCCCGCAACGCACAGGGTGCCGACCAGCGCACTGAAGAGCGCCTGAACCTGGAGAAGAAACAGAACGTTATTGAGCGTTTGAAGAAAGCTGCCGAAGAGGGCGGTGACGAACTCCAGGCTCGCGTTCAGCAACTCGTTGAGGAATACAACTCAATTGGCCATGTGCCCTTCAAGGAGAAAGACAAACTTTACCAGAGCTACCACGAAGTGCTCGACAAGTTGTATAAGGAACTGAACGTGAATGTGGCCAAGCGCCGTCTGAGCAAGTTCAAGGACAACCTGAAGCAGGTGGCCGAGCGTGGCGAACAGGCTCTCGACAACGAGCGCACCCGCTTGATGCGCCAGTACGATGCCATCAAGCAGGAAGTGCAGACCTACGAGAACAACCTGGGATTCCTCAGTGCTTCGTCAAAGAAAGGCAATTCGCTGATTGACGAGATGAACCGCAAGGTACAGAAGCTGAAAGACGACCTGCAGCTGGTAAAGGAAAAAATCAAGGCCATCGATGCCGAGAACACTGCACAGGAATAGTTTTTTAAAAGACGATAAAACAAAAAGACTTCCATCGCGAAATGCAATGGAAGTCTTTTTTTGTCTCACGCTATGAGCGCTGCAATTACTGCCTACCGCTCATAGTCAACGAAGGAATAAGGATAGTCGTGACGCTCGTCTGTCTGGTGGTCTTCACGCCACACTTCTTTCCAATCACTATAGTCGGGGAAAAAGGTGTCGGCCTCTTTGGGAGTATCGGCAATCTCTGTAAGGCACAGGCGGTCGGCCTTGTCCAGCAATGAGCTGTAAAGACTTGCACCACCTATTATATATATATGCTCATCGGCCTTGCATGTTGCGACGAAATCTTCCCACGAAGCGAAACACTCACAGCCAGGCAACTCGCCAACACTCTTGGTCAACACACAGTTGCGGCGATTGGGCAGTGCACCTTTCGGCAGACTCTCAAACGTGCGGCGCCCCATCACTATCGTATGACCGGTAGTGAGTTGCTTGAAACGCTTCAGGTCGTTGGGCAGCCAGTAAATCAACTTGTTATTAAAGCCAATGGCCCTGTTACGGGCCACTGCTGCTATGATAGAAATTGTCATAAACTACTATCTTAATAAAAAAATCTACTGTTCCTTTTAAATCATCTGAAGTGATCCCATCAGATAGAGCAGTCCATATCCCAATATCATAGAGATAATACCTATGATGATACCGGTTTTGGCCATATCATTCTGATGAACAAGGTTGGTAGAGAATGCCAAAGCATTGGGAGGAGTTGACACAGGAAGAATCATGGCACTCGATGCAGCGATGGCAACACCAATCAGAACGGTAGGAGTACCGCCAATAGGAGCCAGCTTGTCGCCCATAGCCGTGCAGACCACTGCAAGGATTGGCATGAGCAGGGCTGCTGTTGCAGAGTTTGAAATGAAGTTACTCAACAGATAGCATACTACACCTGAGATGAGCAGGATGATCAGTGGGGAGAAGTCGCCGAAAGGAATACTCTTTACAGCCAATTCGGCCAAACCAGAAGCATTCAAGCCATATCCAAGGGCGAAACCGCCGGCAACCATCCAGATAACAGACCAGTTGATTTCTTCCAGATCATATTTTGTAATAATACCGGTCAAAGCAAAGACCACGAAAGGTACCAAGGCAACAGTATAAGAGTTGATACCAGTCCATTTTTCACAAATCCAGAGCAGTACAGTGATGATGAATGTTATAATCACGATGTAAGTCTGGGTATTTTTCTTCATCTCACCCTCGATTTCCAGTTCTACAGTTTTCTGTGAGAAGGGGAACATGATTCTCAGCAGCCACCAGCCAATAAAAATCAGCACAGCTACCAAAGGCACCATAAACATCATCCACTCACCGAAGCCCAAACCGAGGTTCAAGCCTTCTGGATCGTTCAGATATTTCAGAGCAATAGCATTAGGAGGTGTACCAATAGGAGTACCCATACCACCCAAGTTTGCTGCTATAGGAATGCTCAATGCCATGGCAATACGGCCTTTACCCTCGGGAGGCAACTGCTTGAACACAGGAGTAAGGAAGGTGAGCATCATGGCTGCCGTAGC
The sequence above is a segment of the Prevotella sp. E9-3 genome. Coding sequences within it:
- a CDS encoding dihydrofolate reductase, which encodes MTISIIAAVARNRAIGFNNKLIYWLPNDLKRFKQLTTGHTIVMGRRTFESLPKGALPNRRNCVLTKSVGELPGCECFASWEDFVATCKADEHIYIIGGASLYSSLLDKADRLCLTEIADTPKEADTFFPDYSDWKEVWREDHQTDERHDYPYSFVDYER
- a CDS encoding DASS family sodium-coupled anion symporter, with product MFKSFTGFHLVETYHKLRQEEKYQPGKVFKKSFQAFIVLFVTLLLWNLPTSAFGIDGLNIVQQRIIAIFAFATLMWVMEVVSSWATSVAIIVLMLLFTSNSGVNFMCDEEVVGPLLSYKGIMSCFADPVIMLFIGGFVLAIAATKTGLDAQLAKVLLKPFGTKSENVLLGFLLITALFSMFVSNTATAAMMLTFLTPVFKQLPPEGKGRIAMALSIPIAANLGGMGTPIGTPPNAIALKYLNDPEGLNLGLGFGEWMMFMVPLVAVLIFIGWWLLRIMFPFSQKTVELEIEGEMKKNTQTYIVIITFIITVLLWICEKWTGINSYTVALVPFVVFALTGIITKYDLEEINWSVIWMVAGGFALGYGLNASGLAELAVKSIPFGDFSPLIILLISGVVCYLLSNFISNSATAALLMPILAVVCTAMGDKLAPIGGTPTVLIGVAIAASSAMILPVSTPPNALAFSTNLVHQNDMAKTGIIIGIISMILGYGLLYLMGSLQMI